tgagagagagaaagcagcagcagcttcttcttcctcctcttctacAAAGCTTTCTCTCATGTGGACTTCATATCcttctctgcttctctctctccacatttctaaaccaacattcttcttcttcttctgacacTTAGACCAGACCCAACCAACATTCACCGCCAAAAAATCAAGcaccaaccaaaccaaatcacaaTCCGCCGTTAAAGATGCTTCTCCCGAACTTCACAAACACCATTTTCATTCTCTGCCTCTTCTTCTCCACACTCCTCGCCGCTACTAAACCCCTAAATCTCACTCTCCCTCACCAACATCCTTCCCCTGACTCCGTCGCTCTCCATGTCATCAGGTAATCAAAAAGTTcccatctttctctctctctctctctctcctttcacATTTTCCCAATAAAAActaaatctttcttcttcttcctcctctaaAATTCACAGGAGTGTCAATGCATCTATGGCAAGAAGACAACTAggctcctcctcttcctcatcctcatcctcatcctcctcctcctcttgccGTACCGGAAACCCAATCGACGATTGCTGGAAGTGCAGCGACTCAGACTGGTCATCAAACCGTCAAAGACTCGCCGACTGTTCAATCGGCTTCGGACACGGCACACTCGGAGGCAAAAACGGCAAGATCTACGTCGTCACCGACTCCTCCGACAACAACCCAACAAACCCAACTCCAGGAACACTCCGTTACGGCGTTATCCAAGAAGAGCCCCTCTGGATCGTCTTCTCCTCGAACATGCTCATCAGATTGAAACAAGAACTCATCATCAGCAGCTACAAGACCTTAGACGGCCGTGGATCAGCAGTACACATCACAGGAAACGGATGCTTAACTCTACAATACGTTCaacacatcatcatccacaatCTCCACATCTACGACTGTAAACCATCAGCTGGATTCGAGAAACGAGGTAGATCCGACGGAGACGGGATCTCGATCTTCGGATCTCAGAAGATCTGGGTTGACCATTGCTCCATGAGCCATTGCACCGACGGGCTTATAGATGCGGTGATGGGTTCAACAGCTATAACGATATCTAACAACTACTTCACGCACCACGACGAGGTGATGTTGTTGGGTCATGACGATAACTACGGGCCTGATACGGGGATGCAGGTGACGATAGCGTTTAATCATTTCGGACAAGGGCTTGTTCAGAGGATGCCTAGATGTCGTAGAGGTTATATTCATGTTGTGAATAATGATTTCACTGAGTGGAAGATGTATGCTATTGGTGGTAGTGGTAATCCAACCATTAACAGCCAAGGGAATCGTTACGCTGCTCCTTCTGATCCTAGCGCTAAAGAGGTACTGTAACTTTAATCTTACTacaaagtttacatttttttttttgagttacccatatctaaaaatctttcctttttttacatgttgttgttgttattataatGATGTGGGAACAAACACTTCTTATCTTCGAGaactttttagggtttatttagTATGTTTTTGTGGATAGATTTAAAAACCATAGAGACAAATGTGTAGTTTTCATTCCTATGAGTCCAGTTCATATTTCACATGGACAGTTGTTGTGTTGGTCTTTAGCTACtaggaggaaaaaaaatatcttcaaatatccggttataagtttttatgtaaatgggaaaaaaaaatgacataaagaaagaagaatcttaatttttttatgagaatTGGGTCTACGAGGAGTGAGAGATAGCGATGGTATGTGTATAGTATAAGTGCATTACAGCCATGTgggctgctgcttcttcttcttctctgtcctCCTCCac
The sequence above is drawn from the Camelina sativa cultivar DH55 chromosome 4, Cs, whole genome shotgun sequence genome and encodes:
- the LOC104781362 gene encoding probable pectate lyase 13; its protein translation is MLLPNFTNTIFILCLFFSTLLAATKPLNLTLPHQHPSPDSVALHVIRSVNASMARRQLGSSSSSSSSSSSSSSCRTGNPIDDCWKCSDSDWSSNRQRLADCSIGFGHGTLGGKNGKIYVVTDSSDNNPTNPTPGTLRYGVIQEEPLWIVFSSNMLIRLKQELIISSYKTLDGRGSAVHITGNGCLTLQYVQHIIIHNLHIYDCKPSAGFEKRGRSDGDGISIFGSQKIWVDHCSMSHCTDGLIDAVMGSTAITISNNYFTHHDEVMLLGHDDNYGPDTGMQVTIAFNHFGQGLVQRMPRCRRGYIHVVNNDFTEWKMYAIGGSGNPTINSQGNRYAAPSDPSAKEVTKRVDSKDDGEWANWNWRSEGDLMENGAFFVASGEGMSSMYSKASSVDPKAASLVDQLTRNAGVFGGPRDDQGQSGNSYSPFGGEGSSSGGGGIGDMSGMGGTTRGSSSSSSGDDSNFFGMIFGSHAPPPQPRLTLLFSLLMISVLSLSSTLLLL